In the Anaerolineales bacterium genome, CGAACGCCTGGCGGATCGGTTGCAGGATCAAGTCGCCGAGCTGGGAGACGCCGCCGCCGAGCACGATCCGTTCGGGGTCGAAGGCGTGAGCCAGGCTGGCCAGGTGTTTGCCGATGACTGTTCCGGCCTCCTCGATGACCTGCCGCGCCAGCGGATCGCCAGCAGCGGCGGCCTGCCCGACCTCGGTCGCCGTGAACTCCTCGGACGGAGAGCCCCCGCCTGTACGTTGCGCCCGGCGCTCGGCCATGATACGGCCGATGGCGGGTCCGGAAGCCAAAGACTCCAGGTGGCCGGGTTGACCGCAGCCGCAGAGCGGAGCCCTGGGGTCGACGAGCATGTGGCCGAACTCGGCGGCCAGGCCGTGAGCC is a window encoding:
- a CDS encoding ROK family protein: AHGLAAEFGHMLVDPRAPLCGCGQPGHLESLASGPAIGRIMAERRAQRTGGGSPSEEFTATEVGQAAAAGDPLARQVIEEAGTVIGKHLASLAHAFDPERIVLGGGVSQLGDLILQPIRQAFASALMHPAYRDQVTIASAALGDDAGVIGAMLLAREP